In one Rhodococcus sp. B50 genomic region, the following are encoded:
- a CDS encoding FAD-dependent oxidoreductase, producing MTTASSIAENIFDVVVVGSGAGGLSTAVAAAHGGASVLVVEKADVCGGATAWSGGWMWTPRTLFAHADGIDEDRALPRTYLEHRLGDNFDADKVDALLDGAPEMVEFFETRTALQFVPGAAIADIHGDTPGAGTGHRSVGPKPVSLRTLGPEVAALLRRQLYETSFLGMGIMAGPDLQAFLHSTRSARAFAHCARRVSTHMVDLVTRRRGQQLVNGTALVGRLLRSALDAGVEFRVSTAATALVTDNDGVTGVRLAGPDGQYTVTAQRGVVLATGGFTHDLDRRRELFPRTPTGREHWTLTPPTTTGDGISLGESVGGRLDRTLASPVAYCPVSLVRYRNGKQGVFPHIMDRAKPGAIGVLADGRRFVNEALGYHDYTVAMIEQVPEGEEVCSWLIADARYMKYYPLGMAKPFPIPTWPYLRSGYLTRAATLRELAEKIGVDPDGLDKTVAAFNENARLGQDPDFGRGSTPFNVRSGDPDNSWPNPSLAPLEKGPFYAVKVVPGSFGTFAGLVTDARSRVLGSGDVPIDGLYAVGVDQASVMGGHYPSGGINLGPAMTFGYLTGLRLASPVGASR from the coding sequence ATGACCACCGCCAGTTCCATCGCCGAGAACATCTTCGACGTCGTCGTCGTGGGGTCCGGCGCGGGCGGATTGTCCACCGCCGTCGCGGCTGCACACGGGGGCGCATCGGTTCTCGTGGTCGAGAAGGCCGACGTATGTGGCGGAGCCACCGCATGGTCCGGCGGATGGATGTGGACGCCGCGCACCCTGTTCGCGCACGCCGACGGCATCGACGAAGACCGCGCCCTGCCCCGTACCTACCTCGAACACCGACTCGGCGACAATTTCGACGCCGACAAGGTCGACGCGTTGCTCGACGGCGCCCCCGAGATGGTCGAATTCTTCGAGACGCGCACGGCCCTGCAGTTCGTTCCCGGCGCGGCCATCGCGGACATCCATGGCGACACCCCCGGTGCCGGCACCGGACACCGGTCCGTCGGACCGAAGCCGGTGAGCCTGCGCACACTCGGCCCCGAGGTTGCGGCCCTGCTGCGCCGGCAACTGTACGAGACCTCGTTCCTCGGCATGGGAATCATGGCCGGCCCCGACCTGCAAGCGTTCCTGCACTCGACGCGTTCGGCGAGGGCGTTCGCACACTGTGCGCGACGCGTGAGCACACATATGGTCGACCTCGTCACCAGGCGTCGTGGTCAGCAACTCGTCAACGGCACCGCGCTCGTCGGTCGCCTGCTGCGCTCGGCGCTCGATGCCGGTGTCGAGTTCCGGGTATCCACCGCAGCCACCGCACTCGTCACCGACAACGACGGGGTGACCGGAGTGCGCCTAGCAGGTCCCGATGGGCAGTACACCGTCACCGCTCAGCGGGGTGTCGTCCTCGCCACCGGTGGCTTCACGCACGACCTCGATCGACGTAGGGAACTGTTCCCGCGCACACCCACCGGACGCGAGCACTGGACGCTGACGCCGCCGACCACGACCGGTGACGGGATCTCGCTGGGTGAATCGGTCGGTGGACGTCTGGATCGCACGCTTGCGTCGCCGGTCGCGTACTGCCCGGTTTCCCTGGTCCGATACCGCAACGGCAAGCAAGGTGTCTTCCCGCACATCATGGACCGCGCCAAACCGGGCGCCATCGGTGTGTTGGCGGACGGCCGCCGATTCGTCAACGAGGCGCTCGGCTACCACGACTACACCGTCGCGATGATCGAGCAGGTCCCCGAGGGCGAGGAGGTGTGCTCGTGGCTGATCGCCGACGCTCGATACATGAAGTACTACCCGCTGGGGATGGCCAAGCCGTTCCCGATCCCCACCTGGCCGTACCTGCGGTCCGGGTACCTCACCCGCGCTGCCACCCTTCGGGAACTCGCCGAGAAGATCGGCGTCGACCCGGACGGACTCGACAAGACCGTTGCCGCGTTCAACGAGAACGCGCGGCTCGGGCAGGATCCCGATTTCGGCCGTGGGTCGACTCCGTTCAACGTCCGATCAGGTGATCCCGACAACTCGTGGCCCAATCCGTCGCTGGCTCCGCTCGAAAAAGGCCCGTTCTATGCCGTGAAAGTGGTGCCCGGCAGCTTCGGTACGTTCGCCGGCCTCGTCACCGACGCCCGGTCCCGAGTTCTGGGCTCCGGCGACGTGCCCATCGACGGCCTGTACGCCGTGGGTGTGGACCAGGCGAGCGTCATGGGCGGTCACTACCCGTCCGGGGGTATCAACCTCGGTCCTGCCATGACCTTCGGTTATCTCACCGGACTCCGTCTCGCCTCACCTGTAGGAGCCAGCCGATGA
- a CDS encoding (2Fe-2S)-binding protein, with the protein MAETDLDSQPLDRAYRRIRPVLGDFAHTTDLFGETFSGERMADHDWIAERIADTGSRWRCGDPRINGTLWWYSVSSTMIAAPVAMLCTEGFAPDPQLQQLECTLHDNGYLGAVRSRRILHDAAAYAEALIISYGSVIDALAAVSGAAPRALWAVATDSVANRALTAGRTLGRVDEACTLAAALAAPPMLTPRFVDIEAESRSVRFVRRGSCCLIYLTDNDKCASCPRRTPADRHVRLLRHIADG; encoded by the coding sequence ATGGCTGAGACCGATCTCGATTCGCAGCCCCTCGACCGGGCGTACCGGCGCATCAGGCCTGTTCTCGGCGACTTCGCCCACACCACCGATCTGTTCGGTGAGACGTTCTCCGGGGAACGGATGGCCGATCACGACTGGATCGCCGAACGCATCGCCGACACGGGCAGCCGATGGCGGTGCGGCGACCCGCGCATCAACGGCACGTTGTGGTGGTATTCGGTGAGTTCGACGATGATCGCCGCGCCTGTCGCCATGTTGTGCACCGAGGGCTTCGCCCCCGATCCGCAACTGCAACAGCTCGAGTGCACCCTGCACGACAACGGCTACCTCGGTGCCGTCCGGTCCCGGCGGATCCTGCACGACGCCGCTGCCTATGCCGAGGCTCTGATCATCTCGTACGGATCGGTGATCGATGCTCTCGCTGCGGTTTCCGGTGCGGCACCTCGCGCCCTGTGGGCGGTCGCCACCGATTCCGTCGCCAACCGTGCCCTCACCGCGGGCCGCACTCTGGGCAGAGTCGACGAAGCGTGCACACTTGCTGCCGCACTCGCGGCGCCGCCGATGCTCACACCGAGATTCGTCGATATCGAAGCCGAGTCCCGCTCGGTGCGTTTCGTCCGACGCGGGTCGTGTTGCCTGATCTACCTCACGGACAATGACAAATGCGCGAGCTGCCCGCGCCGGACACCGGCCGATCGCCATGTACGACTTCTCCGGCACATTGCCGACGGATGA
- a CDS encoding ABC transporter substrate-binding protein: MLVHAKSARRCIVALASITSAALLLTGCSRGTTTAGAEAEAAESFTEPVTITNCDRTATFDAPPQRIVSMNDHVTETLIQMGVGDRIVGMGYGEQPDPLPETAEQFRTIPSLAQEYPTSEQVLDLEPDLVVGGMRSAFDDKNGLGRDGLEAAGIATFLFSEYCGQGFPDIDLLENDFAQLGAILGVEESAAQLTERIVAGLDTISARLDDAGVQPIRTFFYDSGEAEPLSVGGVGIGNLISEYAGVENITAEGPKPYFATSWEVVGERRPEAIVVLDYGSTSAADKIAFLKNHPVMATTPAVRDDRFVVVPLDDFFESSRMVTSADTIARALHPEAFAE, translated from the coding sequence ATGCTCGTCCACGCCAAGTCGGCCCGCCGCTGCATCGTCGCGCTCGCCTCGATCACCTCCGCAGCCCTGCTGCTGACCGGATGCTCCCGCGGTACCACCACCGCAGGAGCCGAGGCCGAAGCCGCCGAATCGTTCACCGAACCGGTGACCATCACCAACTGCGACCGCACCGCCACCTTCGACGCTCCCCCGCAGCGCATCGTCTCGATGAACGACCACGTCACCGAGACCCTCATCCAGATGGGTGTGGGCGACCGCATCGTCGGCATGGGCTACGGCGAACAACCCGATCCCCTACCCGAGACCGCAGAGCAGTTCCGCACCATCCCGTCGCTCGCACAGGAGTATCCGACCTCCGAGCAGGTCCTCGATCTCGAACCTGATCTGGTCGTCGGGGGCATGCGCAGCGCATTCGACGACAAGAACGGTCTCGGACGTGACGGTCTCGAAGCCGCCGGTATCGCCACCTTCCTGTTCTCCGAGTACTGCGGCCAGGGCTTCCCTGACATCGATCTGCTCGAGAACGACTTCGCGCAGCTCGGCGCGATCCTCGGTGTCGAGGAGTCGGCCGCGCAGCTGACCGAACGAATCGTCGCCGGCCTCGACACGATCAGTGCACGCCTCGACGACGCTGGGGTGCAACCGATCCGAACGTTCTTCTACGATTCCGGCGAAGCCGAACCCCTGTCCGTCGGCGGGGTCGGCATCGGCAACCTCATCAGCGAATACGCCGGCGTCGAGAACATCACCGCCGAAGGCCCCAAACCCTACTTCGCGACCAGCTGGGAAGTCGTCGGCGAACGCCGACCCGAGGCGATCGTTGTCCTCGACTACGGGTCCACCAGCGCCGCGGACAAGATCGCGTTCTTGAAGAACCATCCCGTCATGGCGACCACCCCGGCCGTGCGCGACGATCGTTTCGTCGTCGTCCCACTCGATGACTTCTTCGAAAGCTCCCGCATGGTCACCTCCGCCGACACCATCGCCCGAGCACTTCATCCGGAAGCGTTCGCCGAATGA
- the phnE gene encoding phosphonate ABC transporter, permease protein PhnE, which translates to MVGPTMLDPAERALLERAFSVPRGRFVAGIPLALLVLAWSSAGADFDFAKLSDGAVNMGEFLSRLFPPDFSKFGTIVELLIETLQMAIVGTVLGGVLSLLVAFAASSNIAPRWLYYTARWTMNIIRSVPDLVFALMFVSAVGLGPFAGILAMTLGSIGSIGKIYAEAMEAVDRGPVVAMEAVGASQRQVVTYGILPQAAPNLVSYTLLLFEGNVRGATILGLVGAGGIGLELTTAMKMYDYGHLSAIIICIVTLVTAIDQGSALIRRKIT; encoded by the coding sequence GTGGTCGGTCCAACCATGCTCGATCCCGCCGAACGTGCCCTCCTCGAGAGGGCGTTCTCCGTTCCACGAGGCAGGTTCGTCGCCGGTATTCCTCTCGCGCTGCTCGTGCTCGCGTGGTCATCGGCCGGAGCCGACTTCGACTTCGCGAAGCTCTCCGACGGCGCAGTCAACATGGGCGAGTTCCTCTCTCGCCTGTTCCCACCGGACTTCTCGAAGTTCGGCACCATCGTCGAACTGCTCATCGAGACCCTGCAGATGGCCATTGTGGGAACGGTGCTCGGTGGGGTGCTGTCGCTGTTGGTCGCCTTCGCGGCATCGTCGAACATCGCTCCCAGATGGCTGTACTACACAGCACGCTGGACGATGAACATCATCCGCTCGGTTCCTGATCTGGTATTTGCTCTGATGTTCGTCTCCGCAGTCGGCCTCGGACCGTTCGCCGGCATCCTTGCGATGACACTCGGCTCGATCGGCTCGATCGGCAAGATCTATGCCGAGGCGATGGAGGCGGTCGACCGCGGTCCGGTCGTCGCCATGGAAGCAGTGGGCGCGTCACAGCGTCAAGTCGTCACCTACGGCATCCTGCCGCAGGCGGCACCCAATCTCGTGTCCTACACCCTGCTGTTGTTCGAGGGCAACGTGCGTGGGGCAACGATTCTCGGACTCGTCGGCGCCGGTGGTATCGGACTCGAACTCACCACCGCGATGAAGATGTACGACTACGGACATCTCAGCGCCATCATCATCTGCATCGTCACGCTCGTGACGGCCATCGACCAGGGCAGTGCCCTCATCCGAAGGAAGATCACATGA
- a CDS encoding FecCD family ABC transporter permease, whose translation MSTVTETAPLASPPTGSDARRSDRRRTLGAVLTLLTAALALAIAMAVSLGTITIPLGDVWAIVAYRISPVPLEAVWGDPWWSATREAIVFESRLPRALTAAVVGAALAVAGAVAQAVTRNPLADPYLLGVSSGAGFGVATVTVLGFGAGALGIFTLPFAAFLGALLPLAATIVVSLRAHSVTAIILVGVALSMVFSSMVTFVLLVLGDVHQLGTVMQWLAGGFGDANWASLIAPTLVLLVVGTAVVLCSRQLNLLLTGDDGATALGMNVPRFRVLILLAVSLLAAAAVAVSGTIGFVGLLVPHLAAYLVGRNAARLVPAAALLGAVALVLADILARSLSNTTELPIGVITGLVGGPIFIAMLWRRYSQDRR comes from the coding sequence ATGAGCACGGTCACCGAGACCGCACCGCTCGCGTCACCGCCCACAGGTAGCGATGCGAGAAGAAGCGATCGTCGCCGAACTCTGGGAGCGGTGCTGACACTGCTCACGGCAGCTCTTGCTCTCGCGATTGCCATGGCCGTGTCGCTCGGCACGATCACCATCCCGCTCGGTGACGTATGGGCCATCGTGGCCTACCGGATCTCTCCCGTTCCCCTCGAGGCCGTGTGGGGTGATCCGTGGTGGAGCGCGACCCGCGAAGCAATCGTGTTCGAATCCCGACTTCCTCGCGCCTTGACTGCCGCAGTCGTAGGCGCAGCGCTTGCCGTCGCCGGCGCCGTCGCGCAAGCCGTGACCCGCAATCCCCTCGCCGACCCGTACCTTCTCGGGGTGTCCTCGGGCGCCGGTTTCGGAGTCGCCACCGTGACGGTCCTCGGGTTCGGTGCCGGCGCCCTCGGGATCTTCACCTTGCCGTTCGCCGCTTTCCTGGGAGCTCTGCTCCCTCTCGCCGCGACGATCGTGGTGAGCCTGCGCGCCCATTCGGTGACCGCGATCATCCTGGTCGGGGTCGCATTGTCGATGGTGTTCTCCTCCATGGTCACCTTCGTACTGTTGGTACTCGGTGACGTGCATCAACTCGGCACCGTGATGCAATGGCTCGCCGGTGGTTTCGGCGACGCCAACTGGGCGTCGCTCATCGCACCGACCCTGGTGCTCCTCGTCGTCGGAACCGCTGTCGTGCTGTGCAGCCGACAACTCAACCTGCTGCTCACCGGCGACGACGGAGCCACCGCCCTCGGTATGAACGTCCCGCGGTTCCGGGTCCTGATCCTGCTTGCCGTCTCACTCCTGGCCGCCGCAGCCGTCGCGGTATCGGGCACGATCGGATTCGTGGGCCTACTCGTTCCCCATCTGGCCGCCTATCTCGTCGGCCGCAATGCCGCACGTCTCGTCCCGGCCGCGGCCCTTCTCGGCGCGGTCGCTCTCGTACTCGCCGACATCCTCGCCCGGTCGCTGAGCAACACCACCGAACTGCCGATCGGAGTCATCACCGGACTCGTCGGAGGACCGATCTTCATTGCCATGTTGTGGCGCCGCTACAGTCAGGACCGCCGATGA
- a CDS encoding sugar phosphate isomerase/epimerase family protein: protein MTAPLGLAALTVLDTPPLQHVDLAERHGFDTIGLRLLPAAPGTTAYPLHEDPAALDTLVRRLADSPIEVFDLEIIRIAEEFDASSYRPLLEAGARLGARAVLVGGDDPDRGRLTDSYAQLAQVCAEYGIVASLEFMPWTAVPDAKAAIEIVSQADGPARSVLVDALHVGRSSTTFDDLAAIPREWLHYAQMCDGSHPVPNDDAELIRQAREERLVPGTGGIDLRGIWATLPVDLPVSIELPNEPLRQAMGDDAWLDRIVSATRKLITSMQAV from the coding sequence ATGACCGCACCGCTCGGGCTCGCTGCCCTCACCGTCCTGGACACCCCGCCGTTGCAGCACGTGGACCTCGCCGAACGGCATGGCTTCGACACCATCGGCTTGCGGCTCCTACCCGCGGCGCCCGGCACCACCGCTTACCCGCTGCACGAAGATCCCGCAGCCCTCGACACGCTCGTGCGCCGCCTCGCCGATTCACCGATCGAGGTGTTCGATCTCGAGATCATCCGCATCGCAGAAGAATTCGATGCTTCGTCCTACCGTCCCCTGCTCGAGGCAGGTGCACGGCTCGGCGCACGTGCTGTGCTCGTCGGCGGCGACGATCCCGATCGCGGGCGGTTGACGGACTCGTACGCGCAGCTGGCGCAGGTGTGCGCCGAGTACGGGATCGTCGCAAGCCTCGAATTCATGCCGTGGACAGCGGTTCCCGACGCGAAGGCTGCGATCGAGATCGTGTCGCAGGCAGATGGGCCGGCGCGCAGTGTGCTTGTCGACGCGTTGCATGTGGGACGGTCGAGCACGACCTTCGACGATCTCGCCGCGATCCCGCGCGAATGGTTGCACTATGCGCAAATGTGTGACGGCTCCCATCCCGTTCCGAACGACGACGCCGAATTGATCAGGCAAGCCCGTGAGGAACGGCTCGTCCCGGGAACAGGCGGAATCGACCTGCGAGGAATCTGGGCCACGCTACCGGTGGACCTACCGGTGAGCATCGAGCTACCCAACGAGCCGCTGCGGCAGGCGATGGGTGACGATGCGTGGCTCGACAGGATCGTCAGCGCTACCAGAAAGCTGATCACATCGATGCAGGCTGTGTGA
- a CDS encoding TetR/AcrR family transcriptional regulator, with protein MTAPACARPITRGPGRPRNDHIDRRILDATLALIDENETPTVARIVARSGVSRAALYRRWPSITTLIATAVDTGREQPEAITADGDLREVLLEVFLSSADGRVEYPEARFRRRIRMAMEDRQLQRVYWDSHVSRRRVPVENLLRTGIERGLLRTDLDIEACFDLLAGVFYYQLVVRGVPFEEDGARARCRSALEVAWRGMSTCPTDPGSDRLTDHSSQ; from the coding sequence ATGACCGCTCCTGCATGCGCCAGACCTATCACGCGAGGACCGGGGCGACCCCGAAACGATCACATCGACCGTCGGATCCTCGACGCGACCCTGGCACTGATCGACGAGAACGAGACCCCGACCGTCGCCCGAATCGTCGCGCGTAGTGGTGTCAGTCGTGCTGCTCTGTACCGGCGGTGGCCGTCCATCACCACTTTGATCGCCACCGCCGTCGACACCGGACGCGAACAACCGGAGGCGATTACGGCCGACGGTGATCTCCGCGAAGTCCTCCTCGAGGTTTTTCTCAGCTCCGCGGACGGCCGGGTCGAATACCCGGAAGCGCGGTTCCGCCGGCGCATCCGGATGGCGATGGAGGACAGGCAACTTCAACGTGTGTATTGGGATTCGCACGTGTCGCGGCGGCGAGTTCCAGTGGAGAATCTTCTGCGCACCGGAATCGAGCGTGGTCTGTTGCGCACCGACCTCGACATCGAAGCGTGCTTCGACCTGCTCGCCGGCGTGTTCTACTACCAACTCGTCGTTCGCGGTGTCCCGTTCGAAGAAGACGGAGCCCGTGCGCGCTGTCGAAGCGCTCTGGAAGTCGCGTGGCGCGGAATGTCGACGTGCCCGACAGATCCTGGATCCGATCGGCTCACCGACCATTCCTCCCAGTAG
- a CDS encoding ABC transporter ATP-binding protein, with amino-acid sequence MTRLRASGVQARLGERTVLHGADLDVNPGEVLALVGPNGSGKTTLLRTCYRALAVTGGAILLDDTNIHTLRRRRVARTIGVSTQEPAAFGGVTVRESVRLGRSARRGWLEPFRTEDDDAVDRALTQVSLTSHADRDVTELSGGERQRVSIARALAQEPQVLLLDEPTNHLDLRHQLGVLELLRALAVDDLAVLVTLHDLRLAAEYCDRIAVLDAGRVVDAGTPERVLTPELLDTVFGVRGRIRTVEGRRVLDLYGLVDG; translated from the coding sequence ATGACCCGGCTACGTGCTTCCGGAGTGCAGGCCCGGCTCGGGGAACGCACAGTCCTTCACGGCGCCGATCTCGACGTCAATCCCGGCGAGGTGCTCGCCCTGGTGGGCCCGAACGGCAGCGGCAAGACCACCCTGCTGCGAACCTGCTATCGCGCCCTGGCAGTGACCGGGGGTGCGATCCTGCTCGACGACACGAATATTCACACCCTGCGACGCCGCCGAGTGGCACGCACCATCGGGGTGAGCACCCAGGAACCGGCCGCCTTCGGTGGCGTGACCGTCCGGGAATCCGTTCGACTGGGCCGCTCGGCGCGACGTGGATGGCTCGAACCCTTCCGCACCGAGGACGACGACGCGGTAGACCGCGCACTCACCCAGGTCTCCCTCACCTCGCATGCCGACCGTGACGTCACCGAATTGTCCGGCGGCGAACGTCAACGTGTCTCGATCGCCCGTGCACTCGCTCAGGAGCCGCAGGTACTGCTTCTCGACGAACCGACCAATCACCTCGACCTGCGTCACCAACTCGGTGTGCTCGAGCTCCTCCGCGCACTCGCCGTCGACGACCTTGCTGTGCTCGTCACTCTGCACGACCTACGACTGGCGGCCGAGTACTGTGACCGAATCGCGGTACTCGACGCAGGGCGGGTAGTCGATGCCGGTACACCCGAGCGCGTCCTCACGCCCGAACTGCTCGACACCGTTTTCGGCGTGCGCGGACGCATACGAACCGTCGAAGGCCGGCGGGTCCTCGATCTGTACGGACTCGTCGATGGCTGA
- a CDS encoding phosphonate ABC transporter ATP-binding protein, producing MTAVSIPAPSAVPAIENPTSPVVTVRKLRVDYGDHTVLAGVDLDLYAGETVALLGASGSGKSTLMKSLTGFAPITGGSVHVAGRDVTALRTREQRQLRAQVGQVFQQFNLIPRLSVLTNVLTGGLHTAGPINSIGGFSSDQRQLAMHYLDRVGIAHKAKDQARSLSGGQQQRVAIARALMQQPHIVLADEPVASLDPKLAHSVLELLRDIATEYKIPVLVSLHVLPLALRHSDRIVGLRQGRMPISASTSELDSERLLALYEHEDPRHDDLT from the coding sequence ATGACCGCCGTGAGCATCCCGGCGCCGAGTGCGGTGCCGGCCATCGAAAACCCCACCTCACCCGTCGTCACCGTGCGGAAGTTGCGGGTGGACTACGGTGACCACACCGTGCTCGCAGGTGTCGACCTCGACCTGTACGCCGGCGAGACGGTGGCATTGCTCGGTGCATCCGGGTCGGGTAAGTCGACACTGATGAAGAGCCTGACCGGGTTCGCCCCCATCACCGGTGGCAGCGTGCACGTCGCCGGACGCGATGTGACCGCCCTCCGCACCCGCGAACAACGTCAGTTGCGCGCCCAGGTCGGTCAGGTATTCCAGCAGTTCAACCTGATTCCGCGTCTGAGCGTGCTCACCAATGTCCTCACCGGGGGGCTGCACACCGCCGGACCGATCAACTCCATCGGCGGATTCTCCAGCGATCAGCGCCAACTCGCCATGCACTACCTCGACCGGGTGGGCATCGCTCACAAGGCGAAAGATCAGGCCCGATCGCTCAGCGGTGGTCAGCAGCAACGCGTCGCGATAGCACGCGCGCTCATGCAACAGCCGCATATCGTCCTTGCGGACGAACCTGTCGCCTCACTCGACCCCAAGCTCGCCCACTCGGTGCTCGAACTTCTGCGTGACATCGCAACCGAGTACAAGATCCCGGTGCTGGTCAGTCTGCACGTGCTCCCACTTGCGTTACGGCACAGCGACCGCATCGTAGGTCTTCGGCAGGGTCGGATGCCGATCTCCGCATCCACGTCCGAACTCGACTCCGAGCGACTTCTCGCACTCTACGAACACGAGGACCCTCGTCATGACGATCTCACGTGA
- a CDS encoding siderophore-interacting protein, translating into MGKGFNGVMVKAWGGRDYHLTVTSSEYVTDKYIRLGFAGGGLLADHPVHPTQWIRLWIPDEHSDKLHHRGYTLIDQDPAGDRFSIEFALHGGPACRWAERAAVGDPLDATVLGSNFALPETTPGEYVVFGDTASLPAINTLLDAIGDTPARVWLEWQYESDRQLPVRNKPHHQVTWLQRVNDGRLLCEAAQEMTCPGDTFAWVACDGHTTRSIVKTLRHTHGLPKAAVKYQAYWK; encoded by the coding sequence ATGGGCAAAGGTTTCAACGGAGTCATGGTCAAGGCCTGGGGCGGCCGTGACTACCACCTCACCGTCACCTCCAGCGAATACGTGACCGACAAGTACATCCGTCTCGGCTTCGCCGGCGGCGGACTGCTCGCCGATCACCCGGTGCACCCGACCCAGTGGATCAGGCTCTGGATCCCCGACGAACACAGCGACAAGCTGCACCACCGTGGCTACACGCTGATCGATCAGGATCCCGCCGGCGACCGATTCTCCATCGAATTCGCCCTGCACGGCGGCCCCGCCTGCCGATGGGCCGAACGCGCGGCAGTCGGCGACCCGCTCGACGCAACGGTGCTCGGCTCCAACTTCGCCCTACCCGAGACCACTCCCGGTGAGTATGTGGTGTTCGGCGACACCGCCTCACTGCCCGCCATCAACACCCTGCTCGATGCCATCGGCGACACCCCTGCACGGGTATGGCTGGAGTGGCAGTACGAATCAGACCGGCAGCTGCCGGTGCGCAACAAGCCCCACCATCAGGTCACCTGGCTGCAGCGGGTGAACGACGGCAGACTGCTGTGCGAGGCAGCGCAGGAGATGACCTGCCCGGGCGATACCTTCGCCTGGGTGGCCTGTGACGGCCACACCACCCGCTCGATCGTCAAGACTCTCAGGCACACTCACGGGCTGCCGAAGGCGGCCGTGAAGTATCAGGCGTACTGGAAGTAA
- a CDS encoding tyrosine-protein phosphatase yields MTTAPAITMGRDITLSAPVNLRHLSGIPIIGGVLHPGLAIRADDLSTCTEEYAATLVADGLTDVIDLRSSTEVAHTGRGPLAEHSIAYHHLPLLTNINRSGGTAGPVPTSRAEFGDMYASMMEKAAAHIVTALNIIAFAPGTTAFHCAAGADRTGVLAASLLLALGADDDAIIADYCVTGTNIDAVHTRMNPVMGTLMAQMGFDLDEEAFRQDDTPWDRPMRHTLALLRERHGDALAPLRAAGLTDVTVARLRRRALGGQP; encoded by the coding sequence ATGACAACCGCCCCCGCCATCACCATGGGACGTGACATCACCCTCAGCGCGCCGGTGAACCTGCGGCACCTCAGCGGAATCCCGATCATCGGCGGCGTCCTGCACCCGGGCCTCGCGATCCGGGCCGACGACCTGTCCACCTGCACCGAGGAATACGCCGCCACCCTCGTAGCAGACGGACTCACAGACGTGATCGACCTTCGCTCCAGCACCGAGGTCGCGCATACCGGACGTGGGCCGCTCGCAGAGCATTCCATCGCCTACCACCACTTACCCTTGCTGACGAATATCAACCGGAGCGGCGGCACCGCCGGACCGGTCCCCACCTCTCGTGCCGAGTTCGGCGACATGTACGCCAGCATGATGGAAAAGGCTGCGGCACATATTGTCACGGCACTGAACATTATCGCCTTCGCACCTGGCACTACTGCCTTCCACTGCGCAGCGGGGGCCGATCGGACCGGTGTTCTCGCCGCCTCGCTGCTGCTCGCGCTCGGTGCCGACGACGACGCGATCATCGCGGACTACTGCGTCACGGGCACCAACATCGACGCCGTCCACACACGCATGAACCCCGTCATGGGAACCCTCATGGCACAAATGGGATTCGACCTCGACGAGGAAGCCTTTCGGCAGGACGACACCCCATGGGACCGTCCGATGCGCCACACCCTCGCGCTGCTGCGTGAACGTCACGGCGATGCGCTCGCACCGTTGCGAGCCGCCGGACTCACCGACGTCACCGTGGCACGGTTGCGCAGGCGCGCTCTGGGTGGACAGCCATGA